From Mytilus edulis chromosome 8, xbMytEdul2.2, whole genome shotgun sequence, one genomic window encodes:
- the LOC139484085 gene encoding uncharacterized protein — protein MRSNYRGITLLSVPSKVFTKIVIQRIQEGIDEELRQEQAGFRRGKSTTVQLFTLRNIIEQCSEWNAPLYINFVDFEKAFDSIHRKSLWSILKAYHIPDKLITVIKLFYDSFECTVIDEGIQSEWLKVKTGVKQGCMMSDFLFLS, from the coding sequence ATGAGATCGAACTACAGAGGCATAACACTACTTTCTGTGCCAAGTAAGGTATTCACAAAAATCGTCATCCAAAGAATACAAGAAGGAATAGATGAAGAGCTGAGACAAGAACAAGCTGGCTTTAGAAGGGGTAAAAGCACTACCGTACAACTTTTCACATTAAGAAACATCATAGAACAATGTTCTGAATGGAATGCTCCTTTGTACATCAACTTTGTAGACTTTGAAAAAGCGTTTGATTCCATCCACAGGAAAAGCTTATGGTCCATCTTAAAAGCTTACCACATCCCAGACAAACTCATCACAGTTATAAAACTATTTTACGATTCATTCGAGTGTACAGTCATAGACGAAGGAATACAATCAGAATGGTTGAAAGTAAAAACGGGAGTTAAACAAGGATGCATGATGTCTGATTTCTTATTTCTGTCATGA
- the LOC139485565 gene encoding zonadhesin-like: MARWILFFIILTAFSANRADSMQCNKEVKDVCHHNAECIRNICVCKSGFHGDGVKICSKKCICEAVGDPHIHGFDGHFMTFPGRCRYTMARTTTVHDSCGFNIEIKNDNAGPSGDQDMQSSWLRSVYIQTQDHIIKFKRMRIIEVDGYLRYLPVHVSSPKGFLAIVHNGPWVILATSCGLHVKWDGDSTIKIEAPTRYIGNLTGLCGNCNGSPADDYTTKTGADESKLSPLIRDMVVGDSYLVRDKNGKPTLQECMTILVNNRCPPKIKLLVYENCGFLNYLHPRNPFRGCIDKNPRLAEALLHACAKDACHYWMLGQLFMKKLVCGYMSSFAETCARNGFKIVWRHEHFCPLLCPSTMPYKPIATPCQSTCLAPKPGVCHLSYNEGCQCRKGYLLSGNTCVAPKLCGCQTSAGYIPVDSTFTSLNCSEIQECQMITGKPTMITKQRIFCHEKAKCVNLEGKAQCHCNNGFTGDGIDQCIPETLPKPELSIDETINKLISYKRPPTVRNHIKTKQPNHYRKKIVTNPKSYQSIVKTTSHLNPLRSHVNPLPPVHHSKHVTTNLKPLPSTSITTNRKERISIKKPTNYRKNTKHVSRFKPLLAANKRIYKKRVISHKEPVLRKFNTRTKSGQFKTDVKPGSPKLNKRREKKQYKTRIRPASSIYIAKSKGVHSTSHNNPLLSAVSNGHEKGIKRWSNTVVKENTKSPSGYVKNPKTNRNPVVPFKNKYKLISGRPKKLKPFTTPELTDSYYSGSSTEEEW, translated from the exons ATGGCAAGATGGATACTTTTCTTTATAATTCTTACAGCTTTTTCTGCTAACAGAGCTG ACAGTATGCAGTGCAATAAAGAAGTAAAAGACGTGTGTCACCATAACGCCGAATGTATAAGAAATATCTGCGTATGTAAAAgtggtttccatggtgatggagTCAAAATTTGCAGTA AAAAGTGCATTTGTGAAGCCGTTGGAGACCCTCATATTCACGGTTTTGATGGACATTTCATGACCTTCCCTGGTCGATGCAGATACACAATGGCGAGAACAACCACGGTTCATGATTCTTGTGGATTTAACATAGAAATCAAGAACGACAACGCCGGACCATCCGGGGATCAGGATATGCAAAGTAGCTGGCTGAGATCAGTTTATATTCAAACACAAGACCATATCATCAAATTCAAACGTATGAGAATAATAGAG GTTGATGGATATTTACGATATCTGCCCGTACATGTGAGTTCACCAAAGGGGTTTCTTGCTATAGTTCACAATGGTCCATGGGTAATTCTGGCCACTTCTTGTGGACTCCACGTTAAGTGGGATGGCGATTCGACCATTAAAATAGAGGCTCCAACGAGATATATAGGTAATTTGACAGGTTTATGTGGCAATTGTAATGGTTCACCTGCTGATGACTACACAACAAAGACTGGTGCAGATGAATCCAAACTGTCCCCTTTAATACGAGATATGGTTGTAGGAGATAGTTATCTAGTCAGGGACAAGAATGGAAAACCGACACTTCAAGA atGCATGACAATATTAGTAAACAACAGATGTCCACCGAAAATAAAACTGCTAGTTTATGAAAACTGTGGCTTTCTTAACTACCTACATCCAAGAAATCCTTTCCGTGGCTGTATAGATAAGAATCCGAGGCTTGCCGAGGCACTTTTGCATGCATGTGCTAAAGACGCATGTCATTACTGGATGCTTGGTCAGctttttatgaagaaattagtTTGTGGATACATGTCATCTTTTGCGGAAACTTGTGCTAGGAATGGCTTCAAAATCGTCTGGAGACATGAACATTTTTGTC CTCTATTATGCCCTTCCACTATGCCATATAAACCTATAGCAACACCCTGCCAATCAACATGTTTGGCTCCTAAACCAGGAGTATGCCATTTGTCATATAATGAAGGCTGCCAATGTCGTAAGGGCTATTTACTTAGTGGTAATACATGTGTTGCACCCAAGCTTTGTGGGTGCCAAACAAGCGCTGGCTATATACCT GTTGATTCAACTTTCACGTCACTAAACTGTTCGGAGATCCAAGAATGTCAGATGATAACAGGAAAGCCAACAATGATAACAAAACAACGTATTTTCTGCCATGAAAAGGCTAAATGTGTTAATCTAGAAGGAAAAGCACAATGTCACTGCAACAATGGCTTTACAGGTGACGGCATCGATCAATGTATTCCTGAAACCCTTCCAA AACCCGAACTATCCATTGACGAAACCATCAATAAATTGATATCCTACAAACGTCCTCCAACTGTTAGGAACCATATAAAAACCAAACAACCAAACCATTATCGGAAGAAAATCGTAACGAATCCTAAATCATATCAATCAATTGTAAAAACTACAAGTCATTTGAATCCTTTGAGATCTCACGTGAATCCATTACCACCAGTACATCATTCAAAGCACGTGACAACCAATTTAAAACCACTGCCATCAACAAGTATTACTACTAACCGGAAAGAACGAATCTCAATTAAGAAACCGactaattacagaaaaaataCCAAACATGTTTCTCGTTTCAAACCACTGCTAGCAgcaaataaaagaatatataagAAACGTGTTATTAGTCACAAAGAACCAGTGTTAAGAAAATTTAATACGCGGACTAAGTCCGGCCAATTTAAGACTGACGTGAAACCAGGGTCACCAAAATTGAACAAAAGACGCgagaaaaaacaatacaaaactcGAATAAGACCAGCTTCATCAATATACATAGCTAAAAGTAAGGGAGTTCATTCCACATCTCACAATAATCCATTGTTATCAGCCGTTAGTAATGGACACGAGAAAGGAATCAAAAGGTGGTCCAATACGGTCGTGAAAGAAAATACTAAAAGTCCCTCTGGTTATGTAAAAAATCCAAAAACTAATAGAAATCCCGTCGTACCTTTTAAGAACAAATATAAATTGATTTCTGGTCGACCCAAAAAATTAAAGCCATTCACAACACCGGAACTGACAGATAGCTATTATTCTGGTTCATCAACAGAAGAAGAGTGGTAA
- the LOC139484086 gene encoding uncharacterized protein → MGDFNAKVGMNNEGLENTMRRHGIGRRNENGENLDICQRNNLAITVTIFPHKDKHKETATNTIGFKERGQKPWIPNESWKLVDERRQLKERNNNSRSERVKNSLNAKYSDKDKEVKKSMRNDKRQWTDNLIEEAEKAASNGMMKTVTRTICNEKRKPPQVIKDKSGNPLSNHDEKLKRWKEHFQEVLNRPEHEIPFDININYEIEEREIDIGPIRKEEITKALKRLKNGKSGGIDGITAEILKADTITTTKYLHKLYNMIWIGDEIPRVE, encoded by the exons ATGGGAGACTTTAATGCAAAGGTTGGGATGAACAATGAAGGTCTTGAGAACACCATGAGAAGGCATGGAATAGGGAGAAGAAATGAAAATGGAGAAAACCTTGATATTTGTCAAAGGAACAACTTAGCCATTACTGTCACAATCTTTCCACATAAAGACAAACACAAA GAAACCGCAACTAACACCATAGGTTTCAAAGAGCGTGGGCAAAAGCCCTGGATCCCCAATGAGTCGTGGAAACTTGTAGATGAGAGAAGACAACTAAAGGAAAGAAATAACAACAGTAGATCAGAACGAGTTAAGAACAGCTTAAATGCCAAGTATAGTGACAAAGACAAGGAGGTTAAGAAAAGTATGAGAAATGACAAAAGACAATGGACAGACAACTTAATAGAAGAAGCAGAAAAAGCAGCAAGCAATGGTATGATGAAAACGGTAACAAGaacaatttgtaatgaaaaacggAAACCACCTCAAGTCATCAAAGATAAGTCTGGAAATCCATTATCTAATCATGACGAAAAACTTAAAAGATGGAAAGAACACTTTCAAGAAGTATTGAACAGACCAGAACATGAAATACCATTTGACATCAATATAAACTATGAAATCGAGGAAAGAGAGATTGATATAGGTCCAATCAGGAAAGAGGAAATTACAAAAGCCttgaaaagattgaaaaatgggaAGTCAGGAGGCATAGATGGCATAACAGCTGAGATACTAAAAGCTGATACAATAACAACGACCAAGTATTTACATAAGCTTTACAATATGATATGGATTGGCGATGAAATACCAAGAGTGGAATAA
- the LOC139485564 gene encoding C3 and PZP-like alpha-2-macroglobulin domain-containing protein 8, whose protein sequence is MDIYYKTRLLYLFSFLKTFSGVIVKFSFSTTTIGNQVHTAGTPDILNLTEHLEKYGIEGSKITSFKFQVKASKDANVFLSSSTTMDSTMPFYDVNLGAHDNKKTQLVRRLDDSLSTTPFTKEWKADVDRHRLKNTEFRDFWVSWYGGIIKHGRGPVVGDDIIGEWADPNPFPVKSIGVLNSFNTQGDWIIHVTAYGNASTHFINCSPSTERVDLNIYKPVMMLSETVCAMQCKSDEHCMGFNYKDNSCELLSFEPGVVTAIPKISATGWRFFTKCYVKRNACFACLL, encoded by the exons GTGTGATAGTTAAATTTTCATTTTCCACCACAACTATTGGAAACCAAGTTCATACCGCTGGAACACCTGATATACTGAATTTAACGGAGCATTTGGAAAAATATGGCATCGAGGGTtcaaaaatcacttcttttaaATTTCAAGTGAAGGCTAGTAAAGATGCAAATGTATTTTTGTCAAGCTCTACCACAATGGACAGCACAATGCCATTCTACGATGTAAATCTGGGTGCacatgataataaaaaaacacaGCTGGTACGACGCCTTGATGATTCTTTATCAACCACGCCATTTACAAAAGAATGGAAAGCTGACGTCGATCGTCATCGTCTAAAAAATACGGAATTTAGAGATTTCTGGGTAAGTTGGTATGGAGGAATTATCAAACATGGACGAGGACCAGTCGTTGGAGATGATATTATTGGTGAATGGGCAGATCCAAACCCGTTTCCGGTTAAAAGTATTGGCGTTTTGAACAGTTTTAATACTCAAGGAGACTGGATAATACACGTCACAG CTTATGGAAATGCCTCGACCCATTTCATCAATTGCAGTCCATCAACAGAGAGAGTTGACCTTAACATATATAAACCAGTGATGATGCTTTCTGAAACGGTGTGTGCAATGCAATGTAAATCAGATGAACACTGTATGGGCTTCAACTACAAGGATAACAG TTGTGAACTGCTTTCATTCGAACCAGGAGTCGTCACTGCTATTCCGAAGATATCAGCAACTGGATGGAGGTTTTTTACAAAGTGTTATGTAAAGCGTAATGCATGTTTTGCTTGTTTATTGTGA